A region of Lichenibacterium dinghuense DNA encodes the following proteins:
- a CDS encoding thiolase family protein, translating into MSGAVIAGYARSPFQPAGKGSLARVRPDDLAAQVVRALVERSGVDPEEIEDLLLGCAFPEGEQGLNAARLVGLLAGLPLSVGGATVNRFCGSSMQSVHMAAGAIALGAGEAFICAGVESMSRVPMGGFNPMPNPKLAEERPGAYVTMGETAENVARQYQITRADQEAFAVESQRKAAAARAEGRLAAEIVPIVTKDGTVEQDGCLRPETSAEGLAGLKPAFEERGTVTAGTSSPLTDGAAAVLVCSESYAERRGLTVLARIRSVGISGCRPETMGLGPIDASRKAFARGGGVEASAVDVVELNEAFASQAIACAKDLGLRDEAINRDGGAIALGHPLGATGARIVGKAAQILHRDGGRYALATQCIGGGQGIATLLERA; encoded by the coding sequence ATGTCAGGCGCCGTCATCGCGGGCTATGCCCGATCGCCCTTCCAGCCGGCCGGCAAGGGCAGCCTCGCCCGCGTCCGCCCCGACGACCTCGCCGCGCAGGTGGTCCGTGCGCTGGTCGAGCGCAGCGGCGTCGATCCGGAGGAGATCGAGGACCTCTTGCTCGGCTGCGCCTTCCCGGAAGGCGAGCAGGGTCTCAACGCCGCGCGGCTCGTCGGCCTGCTGGCCGGCCTGCCGCTCTCGGTCGGTGGCGCCACGGTCAACCGCTTCTGCGGCTCGTCGATGCAGTCGGTGCACATGGCGGCCGGCGCGATCGCGCTCGGCGCCGGGGAGGCCTTCATCTGCGCCGGCGTCGAGAGCATGAGCCGCGTGCCGATGGGCGGCTTCAACCCCATGCCGAACCCGAAGCTCGCCGAGGAGCGCCCCGGCGCCTACGTCACCATGGGCGAGACGGCCGAGAACGTCGCCCGCCAGTATCAGATCACCCGCGCCGACCAGGAAGCCTTCGCGGTGGAAAGCCAGCGGAAGGCCGCCGCCGCCCGCGCCGAAGGCCGGCTCGCCGCCGAGATCGTGCCGATCGTGACGAAGGACGGCACCGTGGAACAGGACGGCTGCCTGCGCCCCGAAACCAGCGCAGAGGGGCTGGCCGGGCTGAAGCCGGCCTTCGAGGAGCGCGGCACGGTGACGGCCGGCACCTCCTCGCCGCTGACCGACGGCGCCGCCGCCGTGCTGGTGTGCTCGGAAAGCTACGCCGAGCGGCGCGGCCTGACCGTGCTGGCGCGCATCCGCTCGGTCGGCATCTCGGGCTGCAGGCCGGAGACCATGGGCCTCGGTCCGATCGACGCCAGCCGCAAGGCTTTCGCCAGGGGGGGCGGCGTCGAGGCCTCGGCGGTCGACGTGGTTGAACTCAACGAGGCCTTCGCGTCCCAGGCCATCGCCTGCGCCAAGGACCTCGGGCTGCGGGACGAGGCGATCAACCGCGACGGGGGCGCCATCGCGCTCGGCCACCCGCTCGGCGCCACGGGAGCCCGCATCGTCGGCAAGGCGGCGCAGATTCTCCACCGCGACGGCGGCCGCTACGCCCTCGCGACTCAGTGCATCGGCGGCGGCCAGGGCATCGCCACCCTGCTGGAGCGCGCGTGA